TGTAACAAATATATAAATCCATATGTAAGAATTGGTTTTACAAGAATTAAAGCAAACACTATAAAAGCAAGACTAATCATATAAAATAAATTTGATCTAATTGCATTAAAATTATTCAAAATTGATTGAAAAACACTTTCATTACCCAAAATAACTGCTGGTAATACTGTTAAAAATACTAAAGTCGCAATGTATATCCCCAAATATTGAAGAAATGCTGAAAGTAACGTTAATACTATCATTGACAATAAAAAAGCTCCTATAAAAGGAAAAACTCTTTTAGAAAAAATCTGTAAAGATATTTTTACCGAATCAAAAGCTTTTAATTCATTTTCTTTCATCAACAATCCTTGAACAAGAGCTATCATCCCATAAACAAAAATAGTTGAGAAAATGATAATTATAAAAATTCCTACTAAAACTCCTCCTGGTGGAAGACTTTCTATATTTTTACCACCACTTTGAACATACTCATATAATCCATGGTTCATCAAATAAACTGTACTATATTCAGATATGAAAGATAACATAAATGCTAATATAAAAGTTACTTTAAATGCTTTCTTATAAATACTATTTGCAACTGAGAGTGTTTCTCTAAAATTTAAATCATTCATAATTTACTCAAGTTTGTTTAATATTTTATAGCCTATAAAAATATATCATAAAAATGATTTTAATTTGTAGAACTTTGCCATTGTTCTAAAGCATATTTATTACCTAGCAATAAATATGGTCCAAATTCTTCTAATCTATATACTTTATTTATATCTTTATAATCACCAATCCCTTTTCTAACTATTAAATAATAAGGATCATCTTGTTCAAACTTTTTATTAAATTCATTAAGATTTTCAATTAGATCATAATGCTCTATACCCAGTTCTTTATGATGTATTGAAATATCTGTTTTAAAAGCATACTCATTTATTATTTCCCTACCTATATAATAGTGTAAAGACGGTTTAATTAATGCAAGTTCAGCAATCTCAGCATCTTTAGATATTCTAGTTTTTATCGCTTCTGACATATTTATTGATGGTTTTTGTAGCCAATTTACTATTGAGCTAAAAATAAAAGATGCAGATATGCTTAGAGCTAATCCTCCTAAGATTATTGTTTTAAGCATATAAGAAAAGTTATTCTTCTTATATAAGTATCTAAAACCAATAAAAGTTAATAAACTTATTAAGGCCACTAAATAAGCTAGCCATAAATTAGTTGGAATTCTATATGGAATGCCATACTCTACTGGATTAATATTTTGTTCACCTGCTACAACTATATTATTCCAATCTAAAAAAAGTATTACAGTCGGCACTAAAACTCCAGCCAAAACCAATATAAAAGTACTTAATGAAAAAATAGTCCAAAAAACTCTTTTTATTTTCTTTCCTAATTCTCTATCTAAACTAAAATTACTCCAAAAGTAGCCAACTAAAATCCCTAAAAAAGGATATATTGGGAAAATATAGTAAGGTAACTTAGTTGCTGCCAAGCTAAAAACTATCGTAGCTATAATACAAACAATAGATGAATATAAAGCCAATTTATCAAAGATAGTTCTTCTTTTTATAAACTCTTTTTTAAAACTCATCAATAACCCAGAAATAGCAAGAGCTATAAACGGCCCAGTAGTTGAAAATATAATACCAATATAAAAGAACACTCCTCCTAAGCCTGCAAAAATAGCTGTTCCTCCAACTAAACTTTCCGAGCTTCGATTAAAGATTTGCTGAACAAAAAAATCATTCCAAAACTTATATCCCATAGTATAGAAAACTATAAAATACCAGATATTAACTAAACAAAAAATTAATATTCCTACTGGAAAGTTAACCCTTTTTATAACATTCCATAGTTTATTCTGAATAAGTAAATATATTCCAACAGAAGGTAAAATAAATGCAATTCCAACTGGACCTTTTGCAAAAAAAGTTATCCCCATACAGGCCCATGAGAAATAGTACCACTTTCTATCATTAGGTACTTTTGATTCAGTACCAATAAAAAAGGTCAATAATGTTAAAGTAGTAAAAAGAGTTAATGTCATGTCTATCATGCTTGCTCTAGCCAACAGAACTGTCAAAGGCATAAAAGTAACAGAAGCAGAGATTATTAATGCTATTTTCTTATCTTTTAAAATTTTTATTAATAGAAAGTACATAGAAATAATTAAGAAAATACCACTTAGCGCAGCATGAAATCTCATCGCAAAAATTGTAGTACCAAATAAATAGATTGAAGCATTCATCAACCAGTAAAGTAATACCGGTTTTTCTAACCAATAAGTGCCATTATAAACAGGTAACAGAAAATCCCTTGAAGTATGCATATTCATCGCTACTGAAACATAATAGCCTTCATCCCTATCAAATAAAGGGGCATATCCTAATAGTGATAAATAAATAATAGTTATCAAAAGGATAAAAAATGGAAATGGTCTATTCTTTACAAAAAAAT
This region of Francisella frigiditurris genomic DNA includes:
- a CDS encoding ArnT family glycosyltransferase: MLKKIYFFVKNRPFPFFILLITIIYLSLLGYAPLFDRDEGYYVSVAMNMHTSRDFLLPVYNGTYWLEKPVLLYWLMNASIYLFGTTIFAMRFHAALSGIFLIISMYFLLIKILKDKKIALIISASVTFMPLTVLLARASMIDMTLTLFTTLTLLTFFIGTESKVPNDRKWYYFSWACMGITFFAKGPVGIAFILPSVGIYLLIQNKLWNVIKRVNFPVGILIFCLVNIWYFIVFYTMGYKFWNDFFVQQIFNRSSESLVGGTAIFAGLGGVFFYIGIIFSTTGPFIALAISGLLMSFKKEFIKRRTIFDKLALYSSIVCIIATIVFSLAATKLPYYIFPIYPFLGILVGYFWSNFSLDRELGKKIKRVFWTIFSLSTFILVLAGVLVPTVILFLDWNNIVVAGEQNINPVEYGIPYRIPTNLWLAYLVALISLLTFIGFRYLYKKNNFSYMLKTIILGGLALSISASFIFSSIVNWLQKPSINMSEAIKTRISKDAEIAELALIKPSLHYYIGREIINEYAFKTDISIHHKELGIEHYDLIENLNEFNKKFEQDDPYYLIVRKGIGDYKDINKVYRLEEFGPYLLLGNKYALEQWQSSTN